The Streptomyces sp. NBC_01689 genome includes a window with the following:
- a CDS encoding EamA family transporter, giving the protein MNTPSAAPSSPASATPVAPVMAPLPGTGGGSPVRRGGLGPVGLVLAGGVSVQFGGALAVTLMPRTGALGVVTLRLLVAAIVLMVICRPKVRGHSRADWATVVVFGLTMAAMNGLFYQSVARIPLGPAVTLEVLGPLVLSVVASRRALNLLWAGLALGGVFLLGGGGFGSLDTVGVAFALSAGGMWAAYIVFSARTGRRFPQADGLALAMVVAAVAFLPLGIAESGTRLLDPTTVALGAAVAVLSSVLPYTLELLALRRLPASTFAILMSLEPAVAATAGFLVLHQALSATEALAIALVIAASMGAVRTQVGRGKAVPT; this is encoded by the coding sequence GTGAACACCCCCAGCGCCGCCCCGTCCTCACCGGCGTCCGCGACCCCGGTCGCCCCGGTGATGGCCCCCCTGCCCGGCACGGGCGGCGGCTCCCCGGTCCGGCGCGGCGGCCTCGGGCCCGTCGGCCTGGTCCTCGCGGGGGGCGTCTCCGTACAGTTCGGCGGCGCGCTGGCGGTGACCCTGATGCCGCGCACCGGCGCGCTCGGAGTGGTGACCCTGCGGCTGCTGGTGGCGGCGATCGTGCTGATGGTGATCTGCCGGCCGAAGGTGCGCGGACACTCCCGGGCCGACTGGGCCACGGTCGTCGTCTTCGGGCTGACCATGGCCGCCATGAACGGCCTCTTCTACCAGTCGGTCGCCCGCATCCCGCTGGGCCCCGCCGTCACCCTGGAGGTGCTCGGCCCGCTGGTGCTCTCGGTGGTCGCCTCCCGCCGCGCCCTGAACCTGCTCTGGGCGGGACTCGCCCTGGGCGGGGTCTTCCTCCTCGGCGGCGGGGGGTTCGGGAGCCTCGACACGGTGGGTGTCGCCTTCGCCCTCTCCGCCGGCGGGATGTGGGCGGCGTACATCGTCTTCAGCGCCCGTACGGGCCGGCGCTTCCCCCAGGCCGACGGGCTCGCGCTCGCCATGGTGGTCGCGGCGGTGGCGTTCCTGCCGCTCGGGATCGCCGAGTCCGGGACCCGGCTGCTCGATCCGACGACCGTGGCGCTCGGGGCCGCGGTCGCCGTGCTGTCCTCCGTCCTCCCCTACACCCTCGAACTCCTCGCCCTGCGCCGCCTTCCCGCCTCCACCTTCGCGATCCTGATGAGCCTGGAACCGGCCGTCGCCGCGACCGCCGGTTTCCTCGTCCTGCACCAGGCGCTCTCGGCCACCGAGGCCCTCGCGATCGCTCTCGTCATCGCCGCGAGCATGGGTGCGGTGCGGACGCAGG